One segment of Candidatus Pantoea bituminis DNA contains the following:
- a CDS encoding DUF1090 domain-containing protein → MKTTLLALSLLLSLTASSAQAASDLTGCAAKKADIEQQLKYAKQHNNMSRVAGLEKALREVESHCNDSSLLKQRQAKVAAKKEDVQKREQELAQAQAEGRASKIEKRQQKLAEAQEELQEAEHALVQ, encoded by the coding sequence ATGAAAACCACCTTGCTCGCTCTTTCACTCTTATTATCGTTGACTGCTTCATCTGCACAAGCGGCCAGTGACCTGACCGGATGCGCTGCGAAAAAAGCGGATATTGAGCAACAACTGAAATATGCAAAACAGCATAACAATATGTCCCGCGTTGCCGGACTGGAAAAAGCGTTACGCGAAGTTGAATCTCACTGTAACGACAGTTCACTGTTAAAACAGCGCCAGGCAAAAGTAGCGGCTAAAAAAGAGGATGTTCAAAAACGCGAGCAAGAATTGGCGCAAGCACAGGCCGAAGGCCGCGCCAGCAAAATTGAAAAGCGTCAACAAAAGCTAGCGGAAGCGCAGGAAGAATTACAAGAAGCAGAACACGCACTCGTGCAATAA
- a CDS encoding ROK family transcriptional regulator, with translation MKTSGTNLEHARAHNRRVIIEAIRLNGELTRAELARLTALTPQTVSNIVAELEQAELLTSRQPRRSGRGQPSIPVAINPASAWSIGIHLDHQTLLLVLVDLSGEIHFRRLVMVQKPQPAATLARIAALLDEMRAFLGAQWQKVLGIGVVMPGPFGVEGISSVGPTTLNGWENIDIEAELAALSNLPVTLENDATVAAIGERFHGIARQLNSFIYLYIGTGLGAGIFTDGHIYTGHAHNAGEIGHIVVEPGGRACYCGNQGCLERYVSLQAAYEFCGLDPMSALPEDLLNIEHAQFDAWIETALTPLRQAINILESVFDAEAVIIGGMMPAELLERIVKRLPPLYQSVRGRYLDGMRLKTGMSGSDTAALGAAALPIFDEFNPQFQVLMK, from the coding sequence ATGAAAACCTCGGGCACTAATTTAGAACATGCACGTGCGCACAATCGCCGCGTCATCATTGAAGCGATTCGCCTAAACGGTGAACTTACGCGGGCTGAACTGGCGCGGTTAACTGCGCTAACGCCGCAAACTGTCTCTAATATTGTCGCGGAACTGGAGCAGGCCGAGCTGCTCACCAGCCGCCAGCCGCGACGGAGCGGACGTGGACAACCCTCCATTCCAGTCGCGATTAATCCCGCCAGCGCGTGGTCGATCGGCATTCATCTTGATCATCAAACATTGTTGCTGGTGCTGGTGGATCTGAGCGGTGAAATTCACTTTCGTCGCCTTGTTATGGTGCAGAAGCCGCAACCCGCTGCTACGTTAGCGCGCATCGCGGCACTGCTTGATGAGATGCGCGCCTTTCTCGGGGCGCAGTGGCAAAAAGTGTTGGGTATTGGCGTCGTCATGCCAGGCCCGTTTGGCGTAGAGGGAATCTCATCTGTTGGGCCAACCACACTCAACGGCTGGGAAAATATCGATATTGAAGCGGAGCTTGCTGCATTAAGCAATCTGCCCGTTACGCTGGAAAATGATGCTACCGTCGCTGCTATTGGTGAACGATTCCACGGAATTGCGCGTCAGCTTAACTCGTTTATCTATCTCTATATCGGCACCGGTTTGGGCGCCGGCATCTTTACGGATGGGCATATTTATACCGGCCATGCGCACAACGCTGGTGAAATAGGGCACATCGTCGTGGAGCCGGGCGGGCGGGCTTGCTATTGCGGCAATCAGGGATGTCTGGAACGTTATGTCTCGTTGCAGGCAGCGTATGAATTTTGTGGGCTGGATCCCATGAGCGCGCTACCGGAAGATTTATTAAATATTGAACACGCGCAATTTGATGCGTGGATTGAGACGGCACTCACGCCGCTGCGTCAGGCGATCAACATTCTCGAATCGGTTTTTGATGCGGAAGCCGTGATTATTGGCGGCATGATGCCAGCGGAATTACTTGAAAGAATCGTCAAGCGCTTGCCGCCATTGTATCAATCTGTACGTGGGCGTTATCTTGATGGCATGCGGCTGAAAACCGGCATGAGCGGCAGTGATACCGCTGCGCTGGGTGCCGCCGCCTTACCCATATTTGACGAATTTAATCCGCAGTTTCAGGTCTTGATGAAATAG
- a CDS encoding OsmC family protein gives MAAREHHYQLSVEWTGNSGKGTESYRSYQRDFVVTTANKPAIQGSSDPAFLGDATRWNPEDMLLASTSACHKLWYLHLCAEAGIVVTAYRDNAEGTMTEGEKGHFTQINLKPQVTVRQGSDKALALALHHNAHEMCFIANSLNFPVLCEASITDAAE, from the coding sequence ATGGCAGCACGTGAACATCATTATCAGCTTAGCGTCGAATGGACCGGCAACAGCGGCAAAGGCACCGAATCTTATCGTTCCTATCAACGTGATTTTGTGGTGACGACAGCGAACAAACCTGCAATTCAAGGCTCATCCGATCCGGCCTTTCTGGGCGATGCGACCCGCTGGAATCCAGAAGATATGTTGCTGGCCTCTACGTCCGCCTGTCACAAGTTGTGGTATCTGCATCTGTGTGCGGAAGCCGGAATCGTGGTAACTGCATACCGTGATAATGCAGAAGGCACGATGACAGAAGGTGAAAAAGGGCACTTTACTCAAATTAACCTAAAACCGCAGGTCACGGTGCGGCAGGGCAGCGATAAAGCGTTGGCGTTGGCGTTACATCACAACGCGCATGAGATGTGCTTTATCGCCAATTCGCTTAATTTTCCGGTGCTCTGCGAAGCATCGATTACCGACGCGGCTGAATAA
- a CDS encoding heme-degrading domain-containing protein: MSSTLTSHTILQQEAESRLSTFDFQLAWLLGQSLQQRASEQKLPVAIEVYAFGQPLFFAALPGSSPDNLEWMKRKRNSVLRFGHASMYLGLNNEQSGKRMEEMNWIAQDEFTDHGGSFPLLNEAGVVFGAVSVSGLPSEEDHTLALWGIQQIQHTLNT, from the coding sequence ATGTCATCGACCCTTACTTCACACACTATCCTGCAACAAGAAGCTGAAAGTCGTTTATCTACGTTTGATTTCCAACTGGCCTGGCTTTTAGGCCAAAGCCTGCAACAGCGTGCCAGTGAGCAAAAATTACCGGTCGCTATTGAAGTTTATGCCTTTGGTCAGCCTCTTTTCTTCGCCGCGCTGCCCGGTTCAAGCCCAGACAATCTGGAATGGATGAAGCGTAAACGCAATTCAGTACTGCGCTTCGGACATGCCTCAATGTACCTCGGCCTTAACAATGAGCAGAGCGGCAAACGCATGGAAGAGATGAACTGGATTGCACAAGATGAATTTACCGATCACGGTGGCTCATTCCCGCTGTTGAACGAGGCGGGCGTGGTGTTTGGTGCGGTGAGCGTCAGTGGCTTACCGTCTGAAGAAGATCATACGTTGGCGTTATGGGGCATTCAACAAATTCAACATACTCTGAACACGTAA
- a CDS encoding ABC transporter ATP-binding protein — MASVELVKVAKRYGKQSVLHPLDLTIPDGSFTVLVGPSGCGKSTLLRLLAGLETLSDGAILMDKKQINDLDPADRDIAMVFQSYALYPHLTVAENLAFHMQVKKVKRDEQKSKIARIAAILGIDQLLQRYPRALSGGQRQRVAMGRAMVRNPQVFLFDEPLSNLDAQLRMELRAEIKSLHQRFKTTMVYVTHDQVEAMTLADQIVVMKDGVIVQQGAPLAIYDRPVNTFVARFIGSPPMNLLNAVFQQQNGLPGLLCGAQWFALPPRWHTAAQQREGQAVTLGVRPHDLICDASGQPALVKIVEITGESTLLHLEWQGSPLHMQLAGRSEATPGGSLAIGINTQKIHLFDAEKGERLTEVFEH; from the coding sequence ATGGCCAGTGTTGAACTCGTAAAAGTGGCTAAGCGCTACGGCAAACAGAGCGTGTTACATCCGCTGGATTTAACCATTCCCGATGGCAGCTTCACCGTGTTAGTTGGCCCTTCCGGCTGCGGAAAATCAACCTTGCTGCGCCTGTTAGCGGGACTTGAAACCCTGTCTGATGGCGCGATTTTGATGGATAAAAAGCAGATCAACGATCTCGACCCGGCAGATCGTGATATCGCGATGGTATTTCAAAGTTATGCGCTCTATCCGCATCTTACCGTTGCGGAAAATCTTGCCTTCCATATGCAGGTGAAGAAGGTCAAGCGTGACGAGCAAAAGAGTAAAATCGCTCGCATTGCCGCTATCTTAGGCATTGATCAGCTGCTGCAACGCTATCCCCGTGCGCTTTCTGGTGGTCAACGTCAGCGTGTCGCAATGGGACGCGCCATGGTGCGAAATCCGCAGGTTTTCTTGTTTGATGAGCCGCTCTCCAACCTTGACGCTCAGTTGCGAATGGAACTTCGCGCCGAAATCAAATCATTGCATCAGCGCTTTAAAACCACCATGGTTTATGTGACCCACGATCAGGTTGAAGCGATGACGCTAGCCGATCAGATTGTGGTGATGAAGGATGGTGTGATTGTGCAACAAGGCGCGCCGCTGGCTATTTATGATCGTCCGGTAAATACATTTGTGGCGCGATTTATTGGCTCGCCTCCCATGAATCTTCTCAATGCCGTTTTTCAGCAGCAAAATGGCCTTCCCGGCTTGCTGTGCGGTGCCCAATGGTTTGCACTGCCGCCACGCTGGCATACGGCCGCACAACAACGCGAAGGGCAAGCAGTAACCTTGGGTGTACGCCCTCATGATTTGATCTGCGACGCATCGGGCCAGCCAGCCTTGGTAAAAATTGTCGAAATTACCGGTGAATCCACGTTATTACATCTGGAATGGCAAGGTTCGCCACTGCACATGCAGTTAGCAGGCCGCAGCGAAGCAACGCCGGGCGGATCGCTGGCAATCGGTATTAATACGCAGAAAATACATCTGTTTGATGCAGAAAAGGGTGAACGGCTCACTGAAGTTTTTGAGCATTAA
- a CDS encoding carbohydrate ABC transporter permease produces MLSLRQREQRQAWVLLAPMIIVMLLLTAWPLLRTIWLSFTDAALIGSGETPGWIGLENYVYALTDPDFQTSILRTLYFTVVSVAFEGVIGVLVALLLNQKFTGRNVLRVLVILPWALPTIVNAMMWRLNFNPDYGSINALLTQLGIIDSYRSWLGSPDSALNAVMFADIWKNYPLVTLLVLAALQSIPDDLFEAARLDGASAWRRFRAITFPAIVAPLGVALVLRTIDAFKIFDIIYVMTRGGPVDSTKTLSFFVYQESFSYLRAGSGAAYAMLMTLMCALLITIYLLMLWRQRRRSSAYEN; encoded by the coding sequence ATGCTGAGTTTGCGTCAACGCGAACAGCGTCAGGCATGGGTGCTGCTTGCACCCATGATCATTGTGATGCTGCTGCTTACTGCCTGGCCGCTGCTGCGCACCATTTGGTTAAGTTTTACCGATGCGGCGCTGATTGGCAGCGGCGAAACGCCCGGTTGGATCGGTCTTGAGAACTATGTTTATGCGCTGACCGATCCCGATTTTCAAACCTCAATCCTGCGTACGCTCTATTTCACTGTGGTATCGGTGGCTTTTGAAGGCGTTATCGGCGTGCTGGTGGCGCTGCTGCTAAATCAGAAATTCACGGGTCGCAATGTATTGCGGGTATTGGTGATTCTGCCGTGGGCGCTGCCGACCATCGTTAATGCCATGATGTGGCGGCTTAACTTCAATCCTGATTACGGCAGCATTAATGCGCTGCTGACGCAACTCGGGATCATCGACAGTTATCGCAGTTGGCTGGGATCGCCTGATTCCGCGCTGAACGCGGTGATGTTCGCTGACATCTGGAAAAACTATCCGTTGGTCACGCTGTTAGTGTTGGCGGCGCTGCAATCCATTCCCGACGATCTTTTTGAAGCGGCTCGCTTAGACGGTGCTTCTGCCTGGCGTCGTTTTCGCGCCATCACCTTTCCGGCCATTGTTGCACCGCTCGGCGTGGCATTGGTGTTACGCACCATTGATGCCTTTAAAATCTTCGACATCATCTATGTGATGACACGCGGGGGTCCCGTCGACAGCACTAAAACGCTGAGCTTTTTTGTTTACCAAGAGTCGTTCAGCTATTTGCGCGCGGGCAGCGGTGCCGCCTATGCCATGTTGATGACGTTGATGTGCGCCCTGCTGATCACGATCTATTTGCTGATGTTATGGCGTCAGCGTCGCCGGAGTTCCGCTTATGAAAACTAA
- a CDS encoding carbohydrate kinase family protein encodes MNTLYVVGNINVDLIMSTLNDWPQRGTEVMLQHSELRPGGSAGNCALALEAMQVPHRAIANQGNDGFSAWLASHFPHSAAHWPLSSCETSLTVGLTHPDNERSFISNRGHITELTAEDVLAQLPAQATAGDIVLLCGTFLCLKLYAAYPALLAEIKQRGFIVAVDTGWPPEGWSTALRQQIDVWLKHCDWLLLNEVETLGLADLPSLQSCAQQLATKLSGIGGCVVKCGADGARLWHSLQEMHVASQPVKVVDTIGAGDSFNAGFLTALLYQESAHTALQWGIDVASLAISSSPRRYPDWQQLQQHKEVR; translated from the coding sequence ATGAATACTTTATATGTGGTGGGCAACATCAACGTTGATCTCATCATGAGTACACTTAACGACTGGCCTCAGCGCGGTACAGAAGTGATGTTGCAGCACAGTGAATTGCGTCCCGGCGGTTCGGCGGGTAACTGCGCGCTGGCGCTGGAAGCGATGCAGGTTCCCCATCGCGCCATCGCGAATCAGGGCAATGATGGCTTTAGCGCCTGGTTGGCAAGCCACTTTCCACACAGTGCAGCACATTGGCCGCTTTCCTCATGCGAAACCTCGCTGACGGTGGGCTTAACGCACCCGGATAATGAACGTTCTTTTATCAGTAATCGCGGTCACATCACCGAACTCACCGCGGAAGATGTTCTGGCGCAACTGCCCGCGCAAGCCACAGCGGGTGACATCGTACTGCTGTGCGGCACCTTCCTTTGCCTCAAACTTTATGCGGCTTATCCCGCCTTATTGGCAGAGATTAAACAGCGCGGTTTTATCGTGGCGGTCGATACCGGCTGGCCGCCTGAAGGCTGGTCGACTGCGCTGCGTCAGCAGATTGACGTCTGGCTGAAGCATTGCGACTGGCTACTGCTGAATGAAGTCGAAACCTTGGGTTTGGCAGATTTGCCTTCTCTGCAATCCTGCGCGCAACAACTGGCCACCAAGCTCAGTGGCATAGGTGGCTGCGTAGTGAAATGCGGCGCTGACGGCGCACGCCTCTGGCATTCCTTGCAGGAAATGCATGTCGCGTCTCAGCCGGTGAAAGTGGTCGATACCATTGGTGCCGGTGACAGCTTTAACGCCGGCTTTCTGACGGCATTGCTCTATCAAGAATCTGCGCACACCGCGTTGCAATGGGGCATTGATGTTGCTTCGTTGGCGATCAGCAGTTCTCCGCGCCGTTATCCCGACTGGCAACAACTTCAACAACACAAAGAGGTGCGCTAA
- a CDS encoding Glu/Leu/Phe/Val family dehydrogenase, with translation MVKLSYASETSTSAWSTYLQQIDRVAPYLGDLSRWIDTLRHPKRALIVDIPLQMDDGTIRHFEGYRVQHNLSRGPGKGGIRYHPDVDLNEVMALSAWMTIKCAAVNLPYGGAKGGIRVDPFKLSEGELERLTRRYTSEIGIIIGPQKDIPAPDVGTNSKVMAWMMDTYSMNHGTTITGVVTGKPIHLGGSLGREKATGRGVFITGREVAHRAGIEIEGARVAVQGFGNVGSEAARLFDQAGARVVVIQDHTATLFNADGIDMAALTQWQIEHKQIAGFSGAQHIDKEAFWSTEMDILIPAALEGQITRQRAETLSCKLVLEGANGPTYPDADDMLATRGIIVVPDVVCNAGGVTVSYFEWVQDMASFFWSEDEINQRSDKIMTEAMVHVWEKAKEKDCSLRTAAYIVACERILMARKDRGIYPG, from the coding sequence ATGGTTAAGTTATCTTACGCGTCAGAAACTAGCACATCTGCCTGGTCAACCTATTTACAGCAAATTGACCGCGTAGCGCCTTACCTCGGCGACCTTTCACGCTGGATAGATACGCTGCGTCATCCTAAACGTGCTTTGATCGTTGATATCCCCCTGCAAATGGATGACGGCACCATTCGTCATTTCGAAGGTTATCGCGTTCAGCACAACCTCTCACGCGGGCCAGGAAAAGGCGGCATTCGTTACCATCCAGACGTTGATCTTAATGAAGTGATGGCGCTTTCTGCCTGGATGACCATCAAGTGTGCGGCAGTTAACTTACCGTACGGCGGCGCAAAAGGTGGCATTCGTGTTGATCCCTTTAAGCTTTCAGAAGGTGAACTGGAGCGTCTGACGCGCCGTTACACCAGCGAAATCGGCATCATTATTGGGCCACAAAAAGATATTCCTGCGCCGGACGTGGGAACCAACAGCAAAGTAATGGCATGGATGATGGACACTTACTCCATGAATCATGGCACCACCATTACCGGCGTGGTCACCGGCAAACCCATTCACCTTGGTGGATCGCTGGGACGTGAAAAAGCCACTGGGCGCGGTGTATTTATCACCGGCCGCGAAGTTGCTCACCGTGCTGGCATCGAAATAGAAGGTGCGCGCGTAGCGGTGCAAGGTTTCGGTAACGTCGGCAGCGAAGCAGCACGACTGTTCGATCAAGCAGGTGCGCGCGTGGTGGTGATTCAGGATCACACGGCAACGCTGTTCAACGCAGACGGCATCGACATGGCCGCCCTGACACAATGGCAGATTGAGCACAAGCAAATTGCCGGTTTCAGCGGTGCGCAACATATTGATAAAGAGGCTTTCTGGAGTACGGAGATGGATATCCTGATCCCTGCCGCGCTTGAAGGTCAAATTACTCGTCAACGCGCTGAAACGCTGAGCTGCAAACTGGTGCTGGAAGGCGCAAACGGTCCAACCTATCCTGACGCGGACGACATGCTGGCAACGCGTGGCATCATCGTGGTCCCCGATGTGGTCTGCAACGCAGGCGGCGTCACCGTGAGTTATTTTGAATGGGTGCAGGACATGGCCAGCTTCTTCTGGAGCGAGGACGAGATCAACCAGCGCTCAGATAAAATCATGACTGAAGCGATGGTCCACGTGTGGGAAAAAGCCAAAGAGAAGGATTGTTCATTGCGCACCGCAGCCTACATTGTGGCGTGTGAACGTATCCTGATGGCACGTAAAGATCGTGGTATCTATCCAGGCTAA
- a CDS encoding carbohydrate ABC transporter permease translates to MKTNLRILLRYGAALLVALSILAPMGWLFLMSVSSTGDLSRVPLEWLPREWDFSRYTRLVSLAPNQPGNLFLHALGNSLLVASIATLISLFLAIPAAFSFSRYPGRDGWLFGALAIYMVPPVAFVLPLYFLLQQLDLLNTRPGLVIVYCSLILPFLTWMLKNQFDSLPRDIEQAARLDGLRFWQVLLRITLPLAKPVLGAAALFGWLLAWDEFFYALLFTSNISAQTLPVAIAGFTAGRATDDGLIAAIGILASVPPLFIAIWLQKTLVSGLASGGSKG, encoded by the coding sequence ATGAAAACTAACCTGCGCATTCTGCTGCGCTACGGTGCGGCTTTACTGGTGGCACTCTCTATTTTGGCGCCGATGGGCTGGCTGTTCCTGATGAGCGTGAGTTCTACCGGCGATCTGTCACGCGTGCCGCTGGAGTGGCTGCCGCGTGAATGGGATTTCAGCCGCTACACGCGACTAGTGTCGTTGGCCCCCAATCAACCCGGCAATCTGTTCCTGCATGCGTTGGGCAATAGTTTATTAGTCGCCAGTATCGCCACCCTGATTTCGCTGTTTCTGGCGATACCGGCAGCATTCAGCTTTTCGCGCTACCCAGGCCGTGATGGTTGGCTTTTCGGTGCGCTGGCCATCTACATGGTGCCGCCTGTGGCCTTCGTGTTGCCGCTCTACTTTTTGCTGCAACAGCTGGATCTGCTTAATACCCGCCCCGGCCTGGTCATCGTCTATTGCTCATTGATTTTGCCGTTCCTGACCTGGATGTTGAAAAATCAGTTCGACTCACTGCCGCGTGATATTGAGCAAGCCGCGCGTTTGGATGGATTACGCTTCTGGCAAGTTTTGCTGCGTATTACTTTGCCGCTGGCAAAACCGGTCTTGGGTGCAGCGGCGCTGTTTGGTTGGCTGCTCGCCTGGGATGAATTTTTCTATGCGCTGCTGTTTACCAGCAATATCTCGGCGCAAACCTTGCCGGTTGCGATTGCCGGGTTCACCGCTGGCCGCGCTACCGATGATGGTCTGATAGCAGCCATCGGGATTTTGGCGTCGGTTCCACCGCTGTTTATTGCTATCTGGCTTCAGAAAACGCTGGTAAGCGGCCTGGCCAGTGGCGGGAGTAAAGGATGA
- a CDS encoding transcriptional regulator has protein sequence MQFHTTDTICALTGTHPANLKRWMHQGLLAYTLQNEGWSDDQLNEIYDLVALTATGATLKEIKRGKALHRPVSTSGWHARKGDMLWELEYGTPLSLSRKMRDMSNDYSGDDLVFKLLCPLNQWLHADHRQGSSRRLARFEQSVRQQAGIVMRASSRRGETVPLFLEAVSVQNVSEIWLEAIRLTAMGFHVEVSTLMSGQPAAKPAQYQHHVMWCGAGISKSMNHYFDSERAAGKAVMLSGPDKNLRYSFNSLPANTWQSGAA, from the coding sequence ATGCAATTCCATACGACTGATACTATTTGTGCACTGACTGGCACGCACCCGGCAAATTTAAAGCGCTGGATGCATCAGGGCCTGCTTGCGTACACATTACAAAACGAGGGCTGGAGTGACGATCAGCTAAACGAAATTTACGACCTTGTTGCCTTAACAGCGACAGGTGCGACGCTAAAAGAAATCAAACGTGGTAAAGCGTTACATCGTCCAGTTTCGACTTCCGGCTGGCATGCGCGTAAAGGCGACATGTTATGGGAACTTGAATACGGCACACCGCTTTCGCTTTCGCGCAAAATGCGCGATATGTCGAATGACTACAGTGGCGATGACTTGGTTTTTAAGCTGCTTTGTCCCCTAAACCAGTGGCTACATGCCGATCATCGCCAGGGTTCATCACGGCGGTTGGCGCGTTTCGAACAGAGCGTTCGACAGCAAGCGGGGATTGTCATGCGCGCTTCTTCTCGACGTGGGGAAACTGTTCCGCTGTTTCTCGAAGCGGTCAGTGTACAGAACGTTAGCGAAATCTGGCTGGAAGCGATTCGTTTAACCGCAATGGGTTTTCACGTTGAAGTCTCGACATTAATGTCTGGACAGCCCGCAGCGAAACCGGCTCAGTATCAACATCATGTTATGTGGTGTGGCGCGGGCATCAGTAAATCGATGAATCACTATTTTGATAGTGAACGTGCAGCGGGAAAAGCGGTCATGCTGAGCGGGCCTGATAAAAATTTGCGCTACTCATTTAATTCCCTTCCTGCTAACACCTGGCAATCAGGCGCAGCTTAA
- a CDS encoding extracellular solute-binding protein — translation MTQRFTPKLKGGLAALLMLSAGSASAASQINALFMTQAAYSENDIRAMTQDFEKQHPDVKVNLEFVPYEALHDKIVAAKGAGGNGYDVVLFDAIWPAEFTRFDLLQDVSSRITPEEKEKVFPGALSTVVYKGKTLGMPWILDTKYLYYNKAMLAKAGITDVPQTWQQVMDDAKIIKQKNIVKYPLVWSWSQAEALVCDYTTLVSGFGGEFYQNGKLNFTSPASLKALNLMKSSLDEGLSNPASREYLEEDVRKSFSNGDAAFALNWTYMYNMANDPKQSKVAGDVGILPAPGDAPGKVGAVNGSMGLGIAKGSEHPEQAWQFITYMTSQPVQNQYAKLSLPIWKSSYQDEAVKKDQESLIAAADKSLNVMLSRPETADYSRLSNTLQQELQQVLLGKTPAQDAMATVDKSAARLR, via the coding sequence ATGACCCAACGTTTCACTCCGAAACTCAAAGGCGGCCTCGCCGCGTTACTGATGTTGAGTGCTGGTAGCGCATCCGCGGCCAGCCAAATCAACGCCCTGTTCATGACGCAAGCGGCTTACAGCGAAAATGACATTCGCGCCATGACGCAAGATTTTGAGAAACAACACCCTGATGTAAAAGTGAACCTTGAGTTTGTGCCTTACGAAGCGCTGCATGACAAAATCGTGGCGGCAAAAGGCGCAGGTGGTAACGGCTACGATGTGGTGCTGTTTGATGCGATTTGGCCTGCCGAATTCACCCGTTTTGATTTGCTGCAGGATGTGAGTTCACGTATTACGCCAGAAGAGAAAGAAAAGGTGTTCCCCGGCGCGTTGAGCACCGTGGTTTATAAGGGCAAAACCCTTGGCATGCCGTGGATTCTGGATACCAAATATCTTTATTACAACAAGGCGATGTTGGCAAAAGCAGGCATTACCGACGTGCCGCAAACCTGGCAACAGGTGATGGACGACGCCAAAATTATCAAGCAGAAAAATATCGTTAAATATCCGTTGGTCTGGAGCTGGTCGCAGGCTGAAGCGCTGGTGTGCGATTACACCACGCTGGTTTCTGGTTTTGGTGGTGAATTTTATCAAAACGGTAAGCTGAACTTTACGAGTCCCGCCTCGTTGAAAGCGCTAAATCTTATGAAAAGTTCACTGGATGAAGGTCTGAGTAATCCCGCATCGCGTGAATATCTTGAAGAGGATGTTCGCAAATCTTTCTCTAATGGTGATGCCGCTTTCGCGCTTAACTGGACTTACATGTACAACATGGCCAACGATCCCAAACAGAGCAAGGTCGCAGGTGATGTCGGTATCCTGCCCGCGCCTGGAGACGCACCGGGCAAAGTGGGCGCGGTTAACGGCTCGATGGGATTGGGCATTGCGAAAGGCAGCGAACATCCTGAGCAAGCGTGGCAGTTCATTACCTATATGACCTCTCAGCCGGTACAAAACCAATACGCCAAACTTAGTCTGCCGATTTGGAAATCCTCTTATCAGGATGAGGCGGTTAAAAAAGATCAGGAGAGTTTGATTGCCGCAGCGGACAAGTCACTAAACGTGATGTTGTCACGTCCTGAAACTGCGGATTATTCGCGCCTCTCCAATACGCTGCAGCAAGAACTTCAGCAAGTGTTGTTAGGTAAAACGCCAGCGCAAGATGCCATGGCAACCGTCGATAAAAGCGCTGCGCGCTTGCGTTAA